Proteins encoded together in one Pangasianodon hypophthalmus isolate fPanHyp1 chromosome 18, fPanHyp1.pri, whole genome shotgun sequence window:
- the ucmaa gene encoding upper zone of growth plate and cartilage matrix associated a, producing the protein MARLHMVLLALLPIVLILTVLSEVESAAVKDAKEKVSERKGSSKKVFVPASDASNFFKHRSRRSPKLYAEYLAEHKLQLAASERRREYYEEQSNEYENHLEENRNEQYERNRENTEQWREYHYDGLYPQYPHHRPYG; encoded by the exons ATGGCCCGGCTGCACATGGTTCTACTGGCCCTGCTGCCCATCGTCCTCATCCTAACTG TGCTGTCTGAAGTAGAAAGTGCAGCAGTGAAGGatgcaaaagaaaaagtcaGTGAACGTAAGG GATCATCTAAGAAGGTTTTCGTTCCAGCATCAGACGCATCAAACTTTTTCAAGCATCGTAGCCGCAGGTCCCCGAAATTATACGCAGAGTATCTAG CGGAGCACAAGCTACAGTTGGCTGCCTCTGAGCGCAGGAGGGAGTACTATGAGGAGCAGAGCAATGAGTATGAGAACCATCTGGAGGAGAACCGAAATG AGCAGTATGAAAGGAACCGGGAGAATACAGAGCAATGGAGGGAGTATCACTATGACGGGCTCTACCCACAATACCCACATCACCGCCCTTATGGCTAA